From a region of the Branchiostoma floridae strain S238N-H82 chromosome 13, Bfl_VNyyK, whole genome shotgun sequence genome:
- the LOC118429668 gene encoding uncharacterized protein LOC118429668, translating into MVSSSSKTAGFVLYNNERPLLRYLVYRGTGQVSVSDTGHEMVTVVEADNTLTGIEKIGDNLYMVGTAKTKGKEQAPKLRFLERGETVLLTASPANRVSAAVIGGELAPMAESDSSDIAQYAKVVSVVEDDTTEADRPEESESSRYLHTTTDLQGTEDKLDDTYPSVRDAVSS; encoded by the exons ATGGTTTCTAGTTCATCCAAAACGGCAG GATTTGTACTCTACAACAATGAACGTCCACTGCTGCGCTATCTGGTGTACAGGGGAACTGGACAAGTCAGTGTTTCGGACACTGGTCATGAGATGGTGACTGTCGTGGAAGCAGACAATACATTGACTGGCATTGAGAAG ATTGGCGATAACTTGTATATGGTCGGCACCGCAAAGACAAAGGGAAAAGAACAAGCGCCAAAACTCCGCTTCCTCGAGCGTGGTGAAACAGTACTGCTAACGGCTTCCCCAGCAAACCGTGTCAGCGCCGCCGTTATTGGTGGAGAGCTCGCACCAATGGCTGAGAGCGACTCAAGCGACATTGCGCAATACGCAAAGGTCGTTAGTGTTGTTGAAGATGACACGACGGAAGCAGATAGGCCAGAGGAAAGTGAGTCTTCCCGGTATCTACACACCACGACTGATTTGCAAGGCACAGAAGACAAACTCGACGACACGTACCCGAGTGTTCGAGACGCCGTGTCGTcttaa
- the LOC118429340 gene encoding cAMP-dependent protein kinase type 1-like: MKARRDNLIKKIHEGTKVVTLFFYHGLKAELDPDRVTDPKKRQMAIKKYVEVIKLCQTFVSSKSSLEIRIVDWRDPEERKEIDKEKFGLARLKGGEDEAIFHGHPATAGKKAFAVQLIAINGEETARKRKIYEKSRERSWSPEDSVRRLLQEVLGANRELVEKHGLDMSAIKKEDLEMLQNMSEIHLLTNKKLDQGSNFIKIGSGSFSTVHKASRQGRIVAVKILNDVQTTKDLKAFQDEFKLLRDMKHPNIVQVEDCIVQDNRLGIIMEFMAGGNLRDHLRKSGAQEKDFVLGFAKQIGLALEYLHLKDVMHRDVKPENVFISEDHSTFKLGDFGLARVTEGTRQTKTLIGSYRYMAPEVMSSRGHYSKKADVYSYALCLIELIKGEMVFPEIAIHKDAMDEKLRGGQPDTPKNCDEYGPRMKPTIERCLKPEAQRPSMTKVLQMLFGTAPVTTDTGHLELLCLGTGDAVTGKSAWKLFTNVLRGISSNFG, translated from the exons ATGAAAGCCAGACGCGATAACCTCATCAAG AAAATCCATGAAGGGACCAAAGTCGTTACGCTGTTCTTCTACCACGGACTGAAGGCAGAACTCGACCCCGACAGAGTTACTGACCCCAAGAAACGACAGATGGCCATCAAGAAGTACGTAGAGGTCATCAAGTTGTGTCAGACCTTCGTGTCCAGTAAGAGCTCTCTTGAGATCCGGATCGTGGACTGGAGAGATCCGGAAGAACGCAAGGAGATTGACAAAGAGAAGTTTGGGTTGGCCAGACTTAAAG GGGGCGAAGACGAAGCAATTTTCCACGGCCACCCGGCTACAGCTGGCAAGAAGGCCTTTGCCGTGCAGCTGATCGCCATCAACGGAGAGGAGACCGCCAGGAAGAGGAAGATTTACGAGAAATCTCGCGAGAGGTCGTGGAGTCCCGAGGATTCCGTGAGACGGCTGTTGCAGGAGGTGCTGGGCGCTAACAGGGAACTTGTGGAGAAACATGGTTTAGACATGTCTGCTATCAAG aaGGAGGACCTGGAGATGCTACAGAACATGAGTGAGATTCACCTGCTGACAAACAAGAAGCTGGACCAAGGAAGTAACTTCATCAAG ATTGGCAGTGGTAGTTTCAGCACAGTACACAAGGCGTCCCGACAGGGTCGTATTGTGGCGGTCAAGATTCTCAATGACGTCCAAACCACGAAGGACCTCAAGGCTTTTCAAGATGAATTCAAACTTTTAAG AGACATGAAGCACCCCAACATCGTCCAAGTGGAAGACTGCATCGTTCAGGACAACAGACTGGGTATCATCATGGAGTTCATGGCAGGAGGGAACCTCCGGGACCATCTCCGGAAGTCCGGAGCTCAGGAGAAGGACTTCGTACTGGGGTTCGCCAAACAGATAGGTCTCGCACTGGAGTACCTGCACCTGAAGGACGTCATGCACAGGGACGTCAAACCGGAAAACGTTTTC ATTTCAGAGGACCACAGTACCTTCAAGTTGGGTGACTTCGGTCTGGCCAGAGTGACCGAGGGCACGCGGCAAACCAAGACACTCATCGGATCCTACCGCTACATGGCACCGGAAGTGATGTCATCGCGCGGCCACTACTCCAAAAAGGCAGACGTTTACAGTTACG CGTTGTGCTTGATCGAGCTCATTAAAGGAGAGATGGTGTTTCCTGAGATCGCTATACATAAGGATGCGATGGACGAGAAACTACGCGGTGGGCAGCCTGACACTCCG AAAAACTGCGATGAGTATGGGCCAAGGATGAAACCAACCATAGAACGATGTCTGAAACCAGAAGCACAACGACCGTCCATGACCAAG GTGTTGCAGATGCTGTTTGGAACTGCACCTGTGACAACAGACACGGGACACCTGGAGCTTCTTTGTCTGGGTACCGGAGACGCTGTAACTGGTAAGTCTGCATGGAAACTTTTCACAAACGTCCTACGTGGTATATCTTCGAATTTCGGTTGA
- the LOC118429667 gene encoding acid sphingomyelinase-like phosphodiesterase 3b → MGRSTLFTTLVLCVLAVHCSADGVFWHVTDFHYDFTYLDGAENGTICDSQTAGQPTPNDPGEWGDYICDAPWRLINDTVYAMKAIQPNPDFIIWTGDDTPHIYNDKMNTDVVLTIIGNLTDLLRSVFPNTQVYPVFGNHDYHPKHQMPPAPNTVYNATWNMWNVPSWLPSDVMNTFVNGAYYTVLISPGLRLVGLNTVYYYTNDKVTAPTDDNTDPAGQFAWLEGVLQQAQTDNEKVFLIGHVPPGFFERSKGKSWFYPEYNRRYLQIVARYADVIKGQFFAHQHLDSFRLFYDDQGRAVNSMLLAPAVTPWMTTLGGVGANNPGIRLVSYDKTTGDLTDVNQYYSNLALANMQGSPLWGHEYSLKQAFNLPDASPASLQNLLDSFSNSSSDNFEKYYLYNSVSHDRSTCEGDCKVAQLCAIKEVDYDKYQECIDAPSSGANVARVSMFIPFVVAAFALAA, encoded by the exons ATGGGGAGATCTACACTCTTCACAACACTTGTGCTGTGTGTACTAGCTGTACACTGTAGCGCAGACG GTGTGTTTTGGCACGTGACAGACTTCCACTATGACTTCACGTACCTGGACGGCGCGGAGAACGGGACGATCTGTGATTCCCAGACTGCCGGCCAGCCCACGCCGAACGATCCCGGGGAATGGGGGGACTACATCTGCGACGCCCCCTGGCGACTTATCAACGACACCGTATACGCCATGAAGGCCATTCAACCCAACCCTGACTTTATTATCTGGACAGG AGACGACACTCCTCATATCTATAACGACAAGATGAACACGGACGTGGTGCTGACCATTATTGGGAACCTGACGGACCTTCTTCGATCTGTTTTCCCGAACACACAG GTGTACCCCGTGTTCGGTAATCACGACTACCACCCGAAGCACCAGATGCCACCTGCTCCCAACACGGTTTACAACGCCACCTGGAACATGTGGAATGTTCCCAGCTGGCTGCCATCTGATGTGATGAACACATTCGTTAACG GTGCTTATTACACGGTGCTGATTAGCCCCGGTCTCAGGCTCGTTGGGCTGAACACCGTGTACTACTACACTAACGACAAGGTGACTGCGCCTACAGACGACAACACGGATCCAGCAGGGCAGTTTGCCTGGTTAGAAGGCGTTTTGCAACAAGCACAAACCGACAATGAGAAG GTGTTCCTGATTGGTCACGTGCCACCAGGGTTCTTCGAACGATCCAAGGGCAAGAGTTGGTTCTACCCAGAATACAACAGGCGCTACCTGCAGATCGTCGCCAGATatgctgacgtcatcaaggGCCAGTTCTTTGCCCATCAACACCTCGACAGTTTTAGGCTTTTCTATGACGATCAAG gTAGGGCCGTGAACTCAATGCTGCTGGCCCCAGCCGTGACCCCATGGATGACCACTCTTGGTGGAGTTGGCGCGAACAACCCTGGGATCAGACTGGTCAGCTACGACAAGACCACAGGCGATCTAACG GATGTAAACCAGTACTACTCCAACCTGGCTCTGGCTAACATGCAGGGATCCCCGCTTTGGGGACACGAGTACAGCCTGAAACAAGCCTTCAACCTCCCCGATGCTTCACCAGCATCGCTTCAGAACCTCCTGGACAGTTTCAGCAATTCGTCATCCGACAACTTCGAGAAGTACTATCTCTACAACTCGGTAAGCCACGACCGGTCTACTTGCGAAGGGGACTGTAAAGTGGCCCAGCTCTGTGCTATCAAGGAAGTCGACTACGACAAGTATCAGGAGTGTATCGACGCACCTTCGAGTGGCGCGAATGTTGCTCGAGTTTCCATGTTTATCCCGTTTGTTGTGGCAGCTTTTGCCCTAGCAGCTTGA
- the LOC118429341 gene encoding uncharacterized protein LOC118429341, with translation MGTNMADPRQDMYDALTQLRQHIVSERLVLFVGEQLSVLPPPARVDHWWEIQDGISGIAQLESEFMANLPQRPAKVHNVLRTLGTFPLILTTNQDELLERLLWGRGSLGSTLREKIRLDQVGQVMRDWPDLHRHLIVKLYGDTSYTARCTAESQKFLEGVLCGEPDHDPDAAVEFLDKVFKERSVLFLGCDLQHEVYERLLARFVTNAPV, from the exons ATGggaaccaacatggcggacccCAGACAGGACATGTACGACGCCCTCACACAACTCCGACAGCACATCGTCAGCGAGAGACTGGTTCTGTTCGTCGGCGAGCAACTGTCAGTACTCCCGCCGCCCGCTAGGGTGGACCACTGGTGGGAGATACAG GATGGCATCAGTGGTATCGCCCAGCTTGAATCCGAATTTATGGCAAACCTTCCCCAGCGACCTGCCAAGGTACACAACGTCCTGCGCACCCTGGGGACGTTCCCTCTCATCCTCACAACCAATCAGGACGAACTTCTGGAGAGGCTGCTCTGGGGACGAGGGAGTCTGGGGTCTACCTTGAGGGAGAAAATTCGACTTGACCAG GTAGGACAGGTGATGAGGGACTGGCCGGACCTCCACCGGCATCTGATCGTCAAGCTGTACGGCGACACTAGCTACACAGCCCGCTGCACC GCAGAATCTCAGAAGTTCCTTGAAGGCGTCTTGTGCGGTGAACCTGATCATGACCCCGACGCAGCTGTGGAGTTTCTTGACAAAGTGTTCAAGGAACGGTCGGTCCTGTTCCTGGGTTGCGACTTACAGCATGAAGTCTACGAGCGACTCCTAGCGAGATTCGTTACAAATGCACCGGTATGA